The following is a genomic window from candidate division WOR-3 bacterium.
TCGCGTCCGGCGCAACGAGGAGGGATTTCGGAGGCCCCGTACGGCGGATGAGAATCGAGGGCTGCCGGAGGCAGCCCTCGCAGAGGCAGCAGGAACGGGCCGGGCCCTGCTCAGGATTCCATGCCTACCACTGGTTGTTGCAGTCGTGGCACGTGACGCTGGCCGCATTGGTCATCGTGCCGTCGTTCGGGTGCGGGCACGGTTTCGGGTAGGGCGTGCCGGTGGGCGTCGCGCCCTCGGCCTCCGCTTCCCATTCCGTCTTGCCTGCCGGAGCGCCCGGACAGGGGTCATGGATGTACTTGGCCCACGTATTCTCGCTGCTGCAGCTCGGGCACCGTAGTCTCGCCATCGCGTCGTTCCTTTCTTCGTCTGAGTTGTGACAGCTGGCTGCTCAACGCCCCATGGCGCAGTTCATCCTGCTATCGTGCTTCCTCGGCCGCGTTGGTGCGTACGGACAACATCACCTGGAATCAGGTGACGGTGTCCGGCAAGCGAGAAGAACGCAATAGGTTATTGCATCATCCTCAGGTGTCAACCGAATCAGTATCGCATCAGTATCGCATCAGTATCGCATGCTTGACTTGGCGTGCGTCAACACTATGCTGATCCTAACTCCGCCATGAGCGAGAACGACAGCCGACCGGACAGGCTGCAGGCCCTGCGAGCGCGGGCCGAATCAGCCGCGACCCGGGCTGATCGCGTCAAGACTGAGCTGTTGCTGGCCGAGGAGCTCTGGCTCAAAGACCCAGCCTCTGCCAAGCCACTGCTCACGCAGGCATTCGCCGATGCCGGTGCTACCGGTGCGACGACGGACTGGCTGCGAGCCGCGTCCATGCTGAGTGAGCTGCTGCGTCGGTCCGGTGACCTCGACGGCAGCGCGCGCCATGCGGAGTTGATACTCAGGATCGCCAAGACCACCGGCGACAAGCGCACGCGTGCGACCGGGCTCAACCTGGTTGGCATGATTCACCAGGAGCGCGGCGAGCTTCAGCGTGCGCTCGAGTGCTTCGAGGAGTTCCTGCAGGCCAGCAGGGATTCGGGCTTCGCTCAGGGAGAGCGGTCCGCGCTGAGTCAGCTTGCCGGGGTCTACGGCTTGCGTGGCGAGTTGGACAAGGCGCTTTCCTGTAACCGGCAGTGCCTGGAAGCGAGCATCGCGGCCGGAGATACGTTTGGCCGAGCGATTGACCTGCACAACATCGGCTGGACCCTTGAGTCAATGGGCCGCTGGACCGAAGCGACCGAGCACTTCCACCGGACGATCGCGCTCTGCGAGGAGTACAACTACCGCGACCTGCTCTTGTCCGCGCGGATGCAGCTTGGCGAGCTGTCGCTGAATCGTTCCGACCTCGAGAACGCTGCATTCATGTTCCGTGTGGTTGTCGACTCGGAGCGGACGACCCAGCAGGCCGGTCGGCTGTATCGCGAAGCTCTATCGAATCTCGGCTGGACCCACTTCCGCGCCGGAGACCTGGCGCCGGCTGAAGCGACGTTGGCGGAGGTGGTACGTCTCGGGGAACTCGCGGGCGACCGCTGCGTGCTCGCGACCGCGTGCCGACGGCGGGCCGAACTGGCAATTGCCCAGGGCCGGCTCGATGATGCGTCCGCCATGCTGATCCCGGCCTCTCGCCACGCGGTAGACTTGAACCTGCAGAAGGAACAGGGTCACGTGCTGCGAGTCGAGGCACGGTTGGCTACGGCCCGCTCCGACGCGAACCTGGCGCTGGACCTCTTTGCCCGGTCCGAGGCCGCGCTCGAACCGCTCGGCGAGACGTTCGACCTCGCGCTTGCCCGGCTGCAGCGCGGGCGCTTACTGATCGACCTCGGTCGGTCCGAGGAAGCACGGACGCTACTGCAGACCGCACTACTGACCTTCCGCCGGCTCGCGGTCGTCGCCGAGGCCGAGGAAGCTGGCGGACTGCTGTACAGATTGGAGATGCGCGCTGACCGAGACTCCGCACTGGCGCAGGGACTGACTGACCTTGCCGCGCTTGCCCTTACGCCCGAGCAGTTCATCGAGCGCGCTCTCAAGACCCTCTGCCTCAACCTCCAGTACGATCAGGGCGTGATTCTCGTGGCCGGGAAGCCGATGGCGCTCAGAGGTCAGCCGGACTTATCCGGGCTGGCTCGTCGCCGCGCAACACTGTCGCAGACCGACCATGAGCTGTTACTGCCGGTCAGGCAGGACCGGCGTCTCCTCGGGATCTTGTGGCTAGGACGCAAAGGCCCGCTCCCGACTCGGGTCGATTCCGAGCAGCTCGACATCGTATCCCGTGCACTCGTACCTACCCTGGTCAGGCTTAGAGAACTCGCGCGTGATGCCGGCAAGTCCGCCGCGATTCCCGGACTGCGCTTTCGCGGGGTCATCGGCGGCAACCGCGATATGCTGGATGTGCTTGCCGACGTTGTCCGTTTCGCCGCGGCCGCCGTACCCGTGCTGATTCGCGGCGAGAGCGGCACCGGCAAAGAGCTTGTCGCTCGTGCACTGCACGAATCGGGCCCGCGTGCCGACAGGCCTTTCGTCACAGTCAACTGCGCGGCAGTGCCGGAACACCTGCTCGAGGCCGAGTTCTTCGGGGTCGAAGAAGGCGCGGCGACCGGAGTCGCGTCCCGGCCGGGCAAATTCGAGATGGCGCGTGCCGGGACCATCTTCCTCGACGAAATCGGGGACATGAGTGCGCCGCTCCAGGCCAAGTTGCTGCGGGTTATAGAAGACAAGGAGGTTACTCGCGTCGGCGGAATCAGGACCACGCAGGTCGACCTCCGCGTTGTCGCAGCTACGAATATGGACATTGAGGCCCGCGAACATGAGGGCCTTTTCCGACGCGATCTCCTGTATCGGCTCAACACCGTGATGCATACACTGCCGCCACTGCGCCGGCGTCGCGAAGACCTGCCCGCCCTCACCAGCTACTTCATCGCTCGCACCGCTCAGGAATACGACCGCCCGGCACGCCGGGCGAGCAGCGAGGTCCTTGCACTGCTGGCCGAATCGCCCTGGCCCGGGAATATCCGTCAGCTCAAGCACGTGATTGAGCGAGCCGTGATTGTCGCCCGCGGCGAGACGATCGTAGCAGATGATCTTCCGTCTGAGCTCCGCCAAGCCCGAAATCTGACCTCACCGGTCGAGCCGACAGTGAGCATGCGCGG
Proteins encoded in this region:
- a CDS encoding tetratricopeptide repeat protein, with protein sequence MSENDSRPDRLQALRARAESAATRADRVKTELLLAEELWLKDPASAKPLLTQAFADAGATGATTDWLRAASMLSELLRRSGDLDGSARHAELILRIAKTTGDKRTRATGLNLVGMIHQERGELQRALECFEEFLQASRDSGFAQGERSALSQLAGVYGLRGELDKALSCNRQCLEASIAAGDTFGRAIDLHNIGWTLESMGRWTEATEHFHRTIALCEEYNYRDLLLSARMQLGELSLNRSDLENAAFMFRVVVDSERTTQQAGRLYREALSNLGWTHFRAGDLAPAEATLAEVVRLGELAGDRCVLATACRRRAELAIAQGRLDDASAMLIPASRHAVDLNLQKEQGHVLRVEARLATARSDANLALDLFARSEAALEPLGETFDLALARLQRGRLLIDLGRSEEARTLLQTALLTFRRLAVVAEAEEAGGLLYRLEMRADRDSALAQGLTDLAALALTPEQFIERALKTLCLNLQYDQGVILVAGKPMALRGQPDLSGLARRRATLSQTDHELLLPVRQDRRLLGILWLGRKGPLPTRVDSEQLDIVSRALVPTLVRLRELARDAGKSAAIPGLRFRGVIGGNRDMLDVLADVVRFAAAAVPVLIRGESGTGKELVARALHESGPRADRPFVTVNCAAVPEHLLEAEFFGVEEGAATGVASRPGKFEMARAGTIFLDEIGDMSAPLQAKLLRVIEDKEVTRVGGIRTTQVDLRVVAATNMDIEAREHEGLFRRDLLYRLNTVMHTLPPLRRRREDLPALTSYFIARTAQEYDRPARRASSEVLALLAESPWPGNIRQLKHVIERAVIVARGETIVADDLPSELRQARNLTSPVEPTVSMRGVRRRAADEAERVALLDVLGRANGSASAAARLVGCSRTHFYRLLRKHRISN